The nucleotide sequence TTCAGAGAAAGTGTTTGGTTGTACGATTGACCCAATTCCTTTTGTGTACGAAGAATATACGGAATGGTGGCCAGCGGATCTATTGTAAAATACAAAAAAAGGTGACAGGCACCTTTTATTTGTGATCAGGTGAAAGGATTATTTCAAAATGGTGAGTTTGTAGGAAGTTCTCAAAAATATACTTTGGATATTCCTTTTTTTAAGCAAATAGGTGCTCAGCATACATCTGCTAATGTTTTAAATGTTTCAGCAGACAAAACGTTAAATCCTTATAGTTATGCAACATGGGGAACTTGTCATCAAGCTACAAATGCTACGCTATTGAAGGCGGGTATTTCCTTCACTATTTTAGACTTAGGTGTATCTTGGGATATGTATGTGACAACTGCGGTTTATGGCAATTATGGGGGACAGTTAGGAACGCGTATTTGGGCAGGTGCAGAAGCTTCGAATAATTATTAGAATGATTAAGGAGACAGGGAATGCGAAATATTTATGCTAAATTTTTTATGCTTTTCTTTTCAATATTAATTTTGTCATCTTGTGCTCAAATATATCGACCGATGATGGAACCACATTACATGAAGAAGCATGGGAGAGTTAAAATCGGAATGACAAAAAATCAAGTTATTGAGCAGTGGGGAGAACCTTATCAGGTAAGAGAAACAAATAACGAAGAGTTCGATGAGATTTGGGTTTATGTTCCACACTGGACAGCTAAGCATAGATTGTACTTTAAAAATGATATTGTAATAAAGGGTGACCCAAACCCAGAAGATTTGATCTAAATCAACATTGCTCATACAAAAAAAGGTGACAGGCACCTTTTATTTAACAACCTAAAACAACGAGGGGTTATGATTATTAAGAAATTATCGATTTTTTTATTTTTTTTTACACTTTTAGGCTGTGTTTCTACGAAGCCTTTTGGTGTTCCGGATCGCAATTCTCGACAGGAATATGTTCAGGCTAATCCAGAAATTTCTGATAATATAAAAAAGGCGATTTTAGAAGAGCGTATTGTTGTTGGCATGACAAAAGAGCAAGTTGCGGCAACATGGGGCAAGCCGTCATCTATAGATGATTCTAATGATGGTTCTCATCTTAAGGTGCACGGTAAAGAGGAAGAAAGCTGGTGGTACAGAAGTTTTTTTGGGTCTACTTATTTTGTTGATTTTAATTTTGGAAAAGTTGTTTATTCTAGTTCACAGCTTAGATAAAAATGATTTAGTTTTTTTTAAAGAAGTAAAAGGGGGCAGTCCTCATTCGAGGACTGCCCCCATTATTTTTCTTATTTTTTGAATTGCCTCATTGGTCAATTTGGTCAACTTTTTAAAACTCGCTACTCCAAATATTTCAAATTTTAATTCATTTTTAGATATTATTAGGTTATCATAAGATGTCTTTGAATTTTTGAATTAGATTTTATACTAATGCATGAAAAGTGAGGTGAGGCGTGAAAAAGTTTTTATTTCTTTTAATTATCCTATGTTTTACTGTTAATGCATATGCGGCAAAAATTAAGCTTAAGACCGGGATGGTAGTTACTTGTGATATTATTGCAAAGACAGATAAATATGTTGAAGTTGACTTTAGGGGGACAAATGTAAAATTTTATTTTGATGAAATTGATCAAATTATTGAAGATGCTGTTAGTCCAGAGAAAGCTGCTAGCACAGAAGAAACAGGTGCTGTTGGTCAGAAAAAAGATGGCTTTTTTGGGATTGCTGCTTTGGGCCAGAATTTCTTGCAATCGCAAAAGAAGAAAATGCAGTCTTCCAGGACTTGTTCTTTGAGGCCGGTTTCTGATTGAGAGTCGATAATTCCTCTTATATTTAGCGTGTTTTTTCTTACGCTTGTGATTGTTTCTATGTGGAAAGTTTATCATAAGGCTGGATATCCAGGATGGGCAATTCTTGTTCCGATTTATAATTTATATGTTAGTGTGAAGATTGCTGGATATTCGGGATGGTTGTTATTGCTATTTTTTGTTCCATTTGTCAATATTGTTGTAAATATTATAATATCAGTTGGCCTTGCGAAAAGATTCGATAGAGGTGCAGGATTTGGTCTTGGCTTAGCGTTTTTGCCGTTTATTTTTTATCCGATATTAGCATTTAGTAGCGCTTCTTATTCTGCTGTAGATAATATATAGAGAAGGGGTGTTTATATATAGAAGATAGGGTGATGTGTTTTAAAAGGGGCGCAAATTTCATTTGCGCCCCTTTTTATGTGATATTTTAAAGAAAATATCGCTTAAAAAGAAATCTTGATAATTTTTCTTTTTTGATGTATATTAATGATTAATATATTTTTATTTGAAGGTTGTAAGTTATTGCGACAAAACATCTTTCGACTCTGATTAATTAATCAAATTTATTAAAATTTTGAAAGGAAATTAAAAATGAAAAGAAGAGTATTATTTCTTGTCGGGCTATTCGTTTGTATTGCTTTAGTCAAAGTATCTTTTGCGGCAAATCCTCCAGCAACGCAAACAGCAGGTGGCTTGATGCAACAAGATCTTCAGATGGATCAACAAAAGAATCTTAAACAAAAGATCGAAGCTGAGAAGCCAAAAGAAGATGACATTATCACGCCTGAGATGATTCCTGATGACGACGGTGAAAAAGTTTTAATCAAAAAAATCGTTGTTGAAGGTTCAACTTTGTTGGGTGATGACACAATCAAAAAGATTACCAAGCCTTTTGAAAATGAAAAACTTTCTTTAAAACAGATGCAGGTCATTGCAGATCTTTTGACTGATGAATATCGAAAAAATGGTTATGTAACTTCACGTGCCTATCTTCCTCCTCAAACAATGAAAGACTCCACTCTTATTTTGCGAGTTATCGAAGGAAAGATGGGAGATCTTGAAGTTCGTGGCAACAAGCATTTTAAAACCTCACTTCTTGAGAAAAAAATTAATTTAAGACCAAAAGGGTATTTTGATTTTTTAGAACTTCAAAAATCATTAACACGTGTTAATGAACATCCAGATAGAACAGCCAAAGCGGTCTTGGTTCCAGGAAAAGAACCAGGGACAACGGATATCATTGTTGAAGTTCAAGATCGGTTGCCGATTCACGTTGGATTTAATTATGACAATTATGCTTCTCGCTATTTAGGAGAAAGACGCACAACAGGATATATTGAACATAATAATTTGCTTGGACAAGATGATAAGCTTTATTTTGAATATCGAAGAACGCGCAATGATTCACTTTGTTTTCAACAAGGTCAGTACACATATCCTGTTTTACCTGACTTAGATGTTGGTATGTATATCGCCAATAGCTCATCTGAGTTAGGCCGTGATTTTAAAGTTTTAAATTCAAGAGGCGAGAGTCTTCTCGTTGGTGTTTTTGCACAGAAAGTATTGAAAGATACAGAGAATTTTGATGTTTGGTGGAATGCAGGTTTTGATTATAAAAATGTTAAGAATCATCTTTTAGGAATTCAATCTTCGAAAGATGAAGTGCGTGCATTTAAGACTGGCTTGGATTTTGATTTTAATGATCGTTGGGCACGAAATATTTTGACAACTCAATACGATGTTGGAATTCCTCAATTTATGGGTGGAATGAAATCTAAAGATCCGCTTTCTTCAAGAGGTGGTGTTGGATCTGGCGGAAAGTTTCAAAAATGGGCGTTTAATTATTTTAGACTTCAGCCCGGTCCGTTTTCTTCTGAAATTTTATGGAAAAATTCTGCACAAATTTCGAATCATAATCTTGTTGCTGGTGAACAATTTCAGATTGGTGGCCCTGGAAGCGTTCGCGGTTATCCAATAGCTGAATATGCTGGAGACAAGGGGCTTTATTCAAGTGTGGAATGGTCGTTTCCTCCGTATTTTTTAGGACGCAATATGAAAATTCCTTTTATGAAAGATCGCACAATGTTTGATTCTTTAAGAATCGTAACGTTTTATGATTGGGGAAATATTCGTATTAATAAAACAACAGCTGGTGAAAAAGAGACGCGTACACTGCGATCGGCTGGTTTTGGATTTAGGCTTAATTTGGGTGAAAACTTTTTTGCTCGTATCGAAATTGGTTATCCTTTAAACGGTCCGGATGCTTCTGATGGTAGAAATGTGCAAAAGTGGTTTGAAATCACAACAAAGTTTTAAAATGGTTTGTAAGTGATTGAAATAGAAAAAGATATGAGATCTTGAAAACTTGTTTTATGGGATTTATGTGTTATACTTTTAAAAATAATTCATACAAGTTTTGCCCCAAGCGCATTTATAGTTTTAAAAATTTTCTAAGTTTTTTACATAAGTTTGTTTACAATTAACCAAAATCTTTTCAAAAAAAGGATAAGATATGACGAGAAAAATTATCTCTATGTTTGTTGTTGTGCTATTTGTGCTGATGAGCGCAATGCCACCATGTGGGTATGCACAAGTTTTGCCGGAAGGAGGAAATTTCGTTAATGGCAACGGAACCATTACAGTTAATGGACAGACTATGAACATTGATCAGATGAGTTCGCAGGCCATTATTGAATGGCTGAGTTTTTGTATATCTCAAGGGTATACAGTAAACATCAATCAGCCGGGCGCTTCGTCTGTTTCCTTAAATAGGGTAATTGGCGCAGATCCTTCTGTGATTATGGGAAACCTTCTTTCGAATGGTCAGGTTTTTCTTGTTAATCCTAATGGGGTTTTGTTTGGGGCATCTTCTTATGTTAACGCTCCTGGGGTTGTTGCGTCAACTTTGAATATTTCCAATAGTGATTTTTTAAATGGAAACTATACATTTTTAGGGCAAGGCGGATCTGTTGTAAATCAAGGTCTTATGCTTGCTCCAGGTGGTTATGTTACATTGCTTGGAAATAATGTTGCGAATAACGGAACGATTGTTTCTGAACTTGGCACAGTAACTCTTGCGGCTGGTGAAAAAATTACGATGAGCCTTGATCCTTTAGGATTAGTTAGCGTTGTTATTGATGAAGCTCTTACGCAAAACACAACTAATGCCACAGATGCTGTTGTGAACACAGGAAGTATTTCTGCTGATGGCGGTAGAGTTGTTTTAACGGCAGATTCGCTAAACGGACTTTTTACAAACGTTGTTAATAATGAAGGCATTATTGAAGCTAAAGGTTTAGTTGGAAATAATGGTGAAGTTATCTTGCTTGCTAAAGGTGAAGATTCTCTTGGAGTTAATACAGGAACTATAGATGTTAGTGCAAAAGAAGCTGGAGCTGAAGGTGGATTTGTTGAGCTTAGTGGAGAGACGATTGATTATCTTGATGGTACGATCAATACAGGAGGAGGACAGCTTTTATTTGATCCTGTTGATTTTATTTTAGGAGATGCTGATGAGGCTTGGCTACAAACTCAAACAGGATCTGTTAATATTGCTTCGATTAATGATATTATTTTTAACCTTGGCGATTTAGGCGGAGATGACATTTTAAACCTTTTTAATTTTACTTCTGGAAAAACATTTTCTTTGTCAGCAGCACGACATATTGATCTAGACAATGATTCAATTGTAACGGCAGGAGGCGATATTGAATTATATTCAAATGCATTAGGTCTTTTTATAGGAGATATATTTTTAGGAACAGGAGCAGGTCTTAATTCTAATGGAGGAGATATTCTTCTTTCAGGTTATGATGTTCATTTAACTTCCCTTATTAATGCTGGAACAGGTGATGTAGAATTTGCAACAATTAATGGAATTGATGATGAGCACACAGGATTAGATATTATTGCAGATAATTTAACTGTAAACTCGCATTATTTTGCTGGATCTCAAGGTGAATTTATTGATACAGATGTTAACTCGCTTGATGTTAACACTACCTTCCATATTAGAATAGATAACACAGCAGCCGGTAATACACCGCTAACAATAACAAATGCTGTTAGCAGTGGTCAATTTGTTGAAATTGTTACTAATGGGGATATGATTGCTAATAATGTTTATGCTGCAAAAGATGTTGAGCTAATATCACAGGCTGGAAATATTGATGCGCGCAGAATTTATGCGGGTGATGATGCTGAGCTTCATGCGGTTACTGTTACTTCGCTACCAACTTCAAATCCTGGATCGATTGCGAATGTGACAGCTGATACATTAAAAATTTATGCACAAAACGGTGTTGGATTAAATGCACCTGCAGGACTTACAACAGATGTTAATGACCTTTATGTGCTTAATTCAACCGGTGGTATTCGAATTACAGATATTTTAGGCGATCTTAATGTTGTCAGTGTTCATAATCAATCTACAGGTGATGTTGAGATTTCATCTGACGGAGACATGAACCTAGGTTATGTTTACGCTTCAGCTGTAAATCCAGGATACAATGCTATTTTGACTTCTAATAATGGCGGTATTGTGGATGCTAACGGAAGCCTTTGGAATGTTAATTCGGATGGTGTAAGCTTGAATGCAGCGACTGGAGTTGGAACAGCAGATGCTATTGAAATACATGCAGACAGCCTTTCAGCAACAAATACAACTTCTGGTGATATCGTTGTTGAAGATTTAAGCGGAGATTTAGACGTTGTTCAAGTAATTAATAATGCGGTAGGTGGAGATGCAGACATCACTTCTGCAAATACTATGAATGTCAATAAAATTAATAGTCACAATGTCTTATTACATGCTAATGAAATTACTGCGCTTCCTGTAAGCACTCCTGGTGCTCATATTACAGCTAATGTTTTAAAACTTTACAGTCAAGATGGTATTGGCCAAAATACAGCTGCCGGCATTACAACAGATGTTGATAATTTGTATGCCATAAATAGCACAGGTGGTATTCGTATCACAGACATTGCAGGGGATGTTAATGTTAAGAATATTAACAGTACAACAACAGGCGATGTGGAACTTACATCTGATGGCGATATGAACTTAAATTATGTTTATGCTTCTGCTGCTAATCCTGGATACAGCGCTACTTTGACATCTAACAATGGTGCAATTGTAGATGATAATGGTAGTCTTTGGAATGTTAACGCTGACAATGTTTCTCTAAACGCTGCTACAGGCATTGGTTCTGGAGATGCTATTGAAATACATGCTGATAATCTGTCAGCCTTAAATTCAACTTCTGGAAAAATTGCTGTTAGGGATTTAAGCGGAGATCTAACTGTTAATTCAGTTGTTAATAATGCTTCGAATGGAAACGTTAACTTAAGAACCAGCGGAACAATGAACGTTGGAACTGTTCAGTCTGGCAAGAAGGTCACTCTTCGTGCAGCTCAAATTGATGCTTTATCTGTTGTTCCAGGTACAGCTAATATTACAGCCAAGGTGCTAAAGCTTTATAGTCAATCTGGTATTGGGCAGAATACACCTGCAGGATTATTGACAGATGTTAATGATCTTTACGCACTTAATTTCACGAATGGAATTCGCGTTACAGATATTTTAGGTGATCTTAATGTTGTTAACGTCAACAATTCAACAGCAGGTGATATCAAAATTACATCTGATGGCGATATGAACTTAAATTATGTTTATGCTTCTGCTGCTAATCCTGGATACAGCGCTACTTTGACATCTAACAATGGTGCAATTGTAGATGATAACGGAAGCCTTTGGAATGTAAATTCAGATTCGATATCGCTTAACGCTGCAACAGGTATTGGATCATCTGATGCGATTGAAATACATGCTGATAATCTTTCAGCTTCAAATTCAACTTCTGGTGATATTGTTGTTGAAGATTTAAGTGGAGATCTAAATGTTAATTCTGTTGTTAACAGTCATGCTAGCGGCAATGTTGATTTGACAACTTCAGGAACAATGAGCATTGGTAGCATTGCATCCGGTGATCAAGTTGACATCCATGCAGTTCAAATTGATGCTTTGCCAGTTGTTGTTCCAGGTACAGCTAATATTACAGCTGATGTCTTAAAGCTTTATAGTCAAACTGGTATTGGGCAAAATACACCTGCAGGATTATTGACAGATGTTAATGATCTTTACGCACTTAATTTCACGAATGGAATTCGCGTTACAGATATTTTAGGTGATCTTAATGTTGTTAACGTCAACAATTCAACAGCAGGTGNNNNNNNNNNNNNNNNNNNNNNNNNNNNNNNNNNNNNNNNNNNNNNNNNNNNNNNNNNNNNNNNNNNNNNNNNNNNNNNNNNNNNNNNNNNNNNNNNNNNAGATGTTAATGATCTTTACGCACTTAATTTCACGAATGGAATTCGCGTTACAGATATTTTAGGTGATCTTAATGTTGTTAACGTCAACAATTCAACAGCAGGTGATATCAAAATTACATCTGATGGCAATATGAATTTAGGACAGGTTATGGCCAACACTTCTAATGGTCCAAATGAGATTTTTTTGACATCAAACCAGGGAAGCATTCTTGATGGCAATGGAAGTATTATTAATTTGACAGCTGACACCGTTAAGCTTGTTGCTAAGAATGGCATCGGGACAAATTCAGATTCATTAGAAATTAGACCTTATGCGATTAATGGAATTTTAAATTTAATTGCTAGCAATTGGAATGACGGAGGGATTCACTTGTCTCAAACTGCAGGGGATCTTAATGTCATGATTGCCAATGCAAACTTAGGAGACATTATCTTGGATGCATACGGAGATATTCTTCTAGGGAAAGATACGAATCCTGCTGTGTCAGGTTTAACAGCGCACAATGGTCTTGTTTCATTGATTTCAAATAATGGAGAGATCGTTGATTTTAATGGAGATAATTGGAATATCGATTCAGATTCGATTTTTCTTAGCGCAATAAACGGAATTGGTTCAGGTGACACGATCGAAGTGCATACGCATAATCTTTCAGCTTATAATTCAACTTCGGGTAACATCCAAGTTAGAGATATAAATGGAGATTTTTATGTTGACTCTGTGATTAATGACGCATCAAACGGATCTGTTTACCTAACAGCATCTGGCTTAAACAATGCAACTCCAGGATGGGACAATAAAGAAATGTATCTTGGAACAGTTAAAAGTAAAAACGGTGTTTATCTTGAAGCGACTAATGGCGCTATCGCTGATAACAACGGATCTGCTTTAAATATTGATTCATTATATACAAGTTTATTAGCCTATAGAGGCATAGGAACAGCCTCAGATGCAATTGAAACAAAGGTTGATGCAATTGATTTTGCGAATATTGCTCTAGGAGACGTTAATATTGAAAATAGTGTCAATACAGTAAGTACGCTTACTCTTGGCAACGCAAATGCTTGGAACACTGGGACTGGAAATATTTTTGTCCGAGAGTTGGTTGGTAATATGATCGCCGGAGGAAGCTGGACAGGTATTATTGCAAGTGGCGGAGCAGTTGACCTTTATAGTCAAGGAGACATGTTTTTAAATTATGTAAAAGCTGATGGAACAATTGACATCGAGACATTAACCGGTGATTTGATTTTTGGTACACCAGGAGCTCTTTACGCTGTTGTTGAATCTTATAATAGCGGTGTTAATCTTTTAGCGAATAATGGATCGGTAGCTGTAAATTCTTTACAAACAACACCGCATATTATCGCTAATGGTGATTCTTCGATTCTTACACCTCATGGAAAAATTACGCCAACAGGAACACCGTTGGATGTTGATATTACAGGAACGCTGTCTGTTGATTTAACGAACTATCAAATTTCAAATATTGTTAATGCCGTTATTCCTCCTCCAATGGATGTTTTTGGAAATATGACAGGAACAATAACTGGCGGAATAATGATTCCACTCTTAACGGGAACGTTGAATCCAGCACCGTTAAATCCTCCAGGATATGTTTATTATAATGGTGTTCAAATTTGGCCACCTAAGATGTTCGGTCCTTCAGGGGCGGGTTCTGATAAAATTTTAGCTTCAGCCGAAAAGATTGATAAAGCGTATTGGGAAATTTTAGAACCATATCGCTATGCATCTTTTTCTCAAGCAACACCAGTTTTTTATCTTTATCACCCTCTAAATGAAACAGATGAAGAGGCTTTTGAAGATATTAATCTAGATGCTGATGCGTATGAATTTATTGAGGAAAACATTAACCTAAAGAAGGAAAGAGAGTTAGATCCTTATTTCGGTTGGCTTGATGATCAGGACACTAATCAAGACCTCATATAATTTGAGAGGATAGTTTTATAGAAAGCGGGAAATTTATAAAATTTCCCGTTTTTTTATTTTTAGGTTGAAATAACCCCATATTACAGTAAGATAATAAATATATTAATAAATTAAGAAAGGATAAAGTTATGAAGAGAATGTTTGCGCTAATTATTGTTGCTTTGCTTATTGTTGGATGTGGAAAATCTGACGATGGATCGAAGATTGCAGTTAAGATTGATAAAATGAGTTTTACAAAAGATGAGTACAACAAGGCGTTTGAGAATTCTTTGTTTGTGCAAGTGCCACAAGGAGGGAAGCAAGCGTTTTTGGATGTCTTTATTGCAAGAAAATTAATGTTAAAACAAGCTGAAGATATGAATCTAGATAAAGATCAAAAATTCTTAGATGACATTCAGCTTTTTTGGGAGCAGTCGCTTCTTAAAAGCATTATAGCTAAAAAAGGCGCTGAACCATCATTTCAGCCGCAGGTCAGCGAAGAAGAGATGAAGACTTTGTACGAAGCTCATAAAGATAAAGAGTTTAAGGACAAAACATTTGACGAGGTTAAAGATCAGCTGCATAAACTTTTATTTAGAAGTAAGCAGCAAAGATTGATTGAGCAGTGGATTGATGCTCTTTCTAAAAAAAGCTCTATCGATATTGATTATGAACTTCTTGAAATTAATGGCCCAATAGTAGGAGAGAGCGATGGAAAATAATTATAAGCGAAGAAATTATTTTATTGATAAGAAGTTTCAAACAAATTTTATTTTAGCATTTTGCGTTATTGTTGTTGTTTCATCTTTATTGATATTGATGCTCCTTTTATTCTTATCTCGTCATTCAAATACAGTTATGATCGAGAATACGCGCGTGATTGCAAAAACAACAGCAGACTTTATGTTCCCGTTGGCCATGCAAACACTTTTCACTGTTTTCCTTTTTTCTGGCATTTCTGTGGGAGTCTTAACTCTTTTCGTTTCTCATAAAATCTCAGGACCTTTATTCAGATTAGCTAAAGAAGTTGAAGAGGTTAAGTCTGGAGATCTGACTCGTTCATTTCGAATTCGTGATCATGATCAGTTGCAGTCGCTTCCTGAGCATTTAAAGACGATGACGGCATTTCTTAATCAGGAGATTAAAGATATGAAAAATGAGGTATCTTCTTTAAAAACTTTTTTGAGTGACGCTAAGATGAAAATATCTGAAGATGAGAAAGCAAAGATAGACGCTTCCTTGAAGTCTTTAGATGACAAACTTAATAAATTTAAAACATCTTAAAAATACATGCCTAAAAAATCTATAGGGTTTATCACCTTAGTTTTTCTTGTCGGGTTTTTAAGTTTAGTTTTTGTGTCTCAATCTGAGGCGCAAGAACAATCCTTGACTAAGATTGCAGACAGTAAATACTTTGAGATTTATGCTTTTTCGCAATCTGATGTTTATGAGATCTTAAAAAAGATTGATTTCTTTTCTTTGCAACCAGAGCAGATTTTAGATCCACAATCAGATAATGTGAATCGTTCATTGTCGAATGTTATTGATGCGGTTTATCTTGAGACATCTGATATCTTAGATATTCATAGTTATAATTTTCGAGGGAAGATCAAGTTTTTGCCAAATGCTCAATCTGTTGAAAGTATTTTTTCAAAATACTCAGGGTATCGTATGCATGAAAGATCATTTTATTTCTTTGACAAGAATACAATCTATATTTCTCTAGAAGATACAACTTTAGGAATGCTAGGTCATGAAATTGCGCATGCTATTATTTCTCATTATTTTGTTGTTCCACCTTCCACAAAAGTTCAAGAGGTTTTGTGTGGTTATGTTGATTATAATTTAAAAAAAAGCAGTGGCCGCTTATCAAAATAAAGCATAGATTGAATAGTCGCGCATTGTTTGAATTCTTGGAATGTATGCTTGGCGTATCTTGAAATATATAAAATTAGGGAAAAATAAAAAATGAAATCATTGGTTGTTTTTTATTCTTTTGAAGGAAATACACGATTTGTAGCTGAAAACGTAGCTCGTGAAATTGGTGGCGATCTTTTAGAGCTTAAGCCCAAAAGCGATGTAAAGTCGAAAGGTTTTATGAAATATTTTTGGGGTGGAAGGCAAGTTGTGATGTGCAAAACTCCAGAGCTTGAGGCTTTTGATAAAAACCCTGAAGATTATGATGCTTTAGTTATTGGAACACCGGTTTGGTCTTTTAGCTATGCGCCTGCGATTAGAAGTTTTTTTAGAAATGTTAATTTAAAGAACAAGAAGATCGCGATTTTTTGTTGTTTTCAAGGTGTTCAAGCGAACACTTTAGATAAGATGAAATTAGCTCTCAAAGATAATGAAATCATCGAACAAAAAGGTTTTATTAATCCTCTTTCTGATAAGGATCAGACACTTGATCAAATAATTTGTTGGACGAAAATTTTGCGTGACCAGATCGGCGAGACGTCCTAAAGTTCCTGCCATGTTGCAATTGTATATCCAGAAGAAGACCCTGAGGAAATAGAAGCTAAATCTTCATCGTAGTGCACGCCAGCATTGTTTTTGAGGGTGACGGTATCTCCTACAAGAGCACCATAAGTAACGGCATTATTTCGAAGCTCGACGTCTGTGTCTGGAGCGTATACGGCTCCATAAAGTTCTCCGTTATTGTTAAAAAGAATGCCGTCATCTCCCGAAAAAGTGCTGTAAACAATAAAATTGGCAGGAATTTGTGTCATGTTGTTTACTGTTGAGTTATTGTTGATTTGAAATGTTCCATCTGTGTAATATGTTAGACTTGATCCAGGCGTCACTGTAATATCGGCATTATTTTTAACGTTAAAATCTCCAGAAACATAAATAGTTACGTCTCCGCTAACTGTCATATCAACATTGTTTTTTAATGTGATTGAGTCGTATCGGTAGGTTCCAGATGTTAGAATCCAGGAGCCATTATTCCCAACTGTTTTGTCGCCTTGCGAAGTTAATTCGGTTAGGACTGATGGGATAACAACAGATTCGAGAATTCTATCATTTTCATCAGAAATTGTTCCACTGATAGTTGCATTGTTTCCAATGTCTACTGTTCCTTCTGGGCCTGTACTGACATCGCCTGCGATATATGCATTATTATTAATGTCAATGATATCGGTTGATGTTCCGCTGGTGCCGATATCTCCATTGGCAGCAATGTTTCCGCTGACATTGTAAGAACCAATTGAGGAATCATAGCTATCAACAATAACATTATTTTGAATTTGAATTTCATTGTTTGCATATGCGGCATGTGTAAAAATGGGATTTGAGCCACCAGAAAGACTGATTTCAATTGTTTTTGAGCCTAACATTTCTGAAGTGCGCGATGGAACGGATCCTATAGAAGAGAGGGTATTGTTAGTAAGATCAATCACAACATCATAATCGCCAACGCCTGGAATTGTTCCTGCTAGGCATTGATTTAATCCGCATGCTTGACAATTACTGCAGCCATTGCTGTTAAGCTCCCAAAGGGTTTGTTCGACACCACCTTCGGCGATCCAAAAAGCTTGTGTTGATTTTGCGTAATGTTCTGCAGTTCTTTTTTCAGAGACGCTTTGAGCCAAAAAAGCTGTACTCATAATTGTAAGAGCAAAAATA is from Candidatus Omnitrophota bacterium and encodes:
- a CDS encoding flavodoxin; amino-acid sequence: MKSLVVFYSFEGNTRFVAENVAREIGGDLLELKPKSDVKSKGFMKYFWGGRQVVMCKTPELEAFDKNPEDYDALVIGTPVWSFSYAPAIRSFFRNVNLKNKKIAIFCCFQGVQANTLDKMKLALKDNEIIEQKGFINPLSDKDQTLDQIICWTKILRDQIGETS